One Thermodesulfobacteriota bacterium DNA window includes the following coding sequences:
- a CDS encoding TraR/DksA C4-type zinc finger protein — protein sequence MAKSKKAPPKKKVTKKPKKEKKDWRDETKKMLLQMRKELLLEVTQTMRAESDHLKFDIGDFYDHASTDRDRELALMLADREREKLTHVDDALKRIETGTYGICESCEEEIDKERLAAMPFTKLCLSCQEDLERQ from the coding sequence ATGGCAAAGAGCAAAAAGGCACCCCCGAAGAAGAAAGTAACGAAGAAGCCGAAGAAAGAGAAGAAGGATTGGAGGGACGAAACAAAGAAGATGCTCCTCCAGATGCGTAAAGAGCTGCTCCTGGAAGTTACCCAGACCATGAGAGCGGAATCCGATCACCTGAAGTTCGACATCGGGGACTTCTACGACCACGCCTCGACCGACAGGGACCGCGAGCTCGCCCTCATGCTCGCCGACAGGGAAAGGGAAAAGCTCACACACGTCGACGACGCGCTCAAGAGGATCGAAACGGGCACGTACGGCATATGCGAGTCGTGCGAAGAGGAGATCGACAAGGAAAGGCTCGCTGCGATGCCGTTCACGAAACTCTGTCTTTCCTGCCAGGAAGACCTCGAGAGGCAGTAG
- the mtnA gene encoding S-methyl-5-thioribose-1-phosphate isomerase, with protein MSSFKTIEWKEDRVVMIDQTKLPGEEVYVECLTYEDVADAIRRMVIRGAPAIGVAAGMGIALGAVGLRTTDRGEFISEVKRIAGVILATRPTAVNLSWAVKRMLGVLMERGGDVGELKSRLVGEARLMLEEDINTCKMIGKSGAPLIKDNSTVLTHCNAGALATGGYGTALGVIRAALEEGKKVKVIATETRPFLQGARLTAWELRRDGIPVSLITDSMAGYIMSKGMVDAVVVGADRIAANGDVANKIGTYTLSVLAKTHDIPFYVAAPLSTIDFECPGGESIPIEERSPLEVTHISGVRIAPEVGVYNPAFDVTPEANVTSIITEKGAVVKPYGVNLPKLRG; from the coding sequence CTCCCCGGCGAGGAGGTCTACGTCGAGTGCTTGACGTACGAGGACGTGGCGGACGCGATAAGGCGCATGGTCATAAGGGGCGCGCCCGCTATAGGGGTCGCCGCGGGAATGGGCATAGCGTTGGGCGCGGTCGGCTTGCGGACGACCGACAGGGGTGAATTCATATCAGAGGTGAAGAGGATCGCGGGTGTGATCCTCGCCACGAGACCCACGGCGGTCAACCTTTCCTGGGCCGTAAAGAGGATGCTCGGAGTGCTCATGGAAAGGGGAGGGGACGTCGGGGAATTAAAGTCAAGGCTTGTCGGGGAAGCCCGGCTCATGCTCGAAGAAGATATCAACACCTGCAAAATGATCGGAAAGAGCGGAGCACCGCTGATAAAGGACAATTCCACGGTGCTCACGCACTGCAACGCGGGCGCGCTCGCGACCGGGGGTTACGGGACCGCTCTCGGCGTTATAAGGGCTGCCCTGGAGGAGGGAAAGAAGGTAAAAGTCATCGCCACCGAGACGAGGCCTTTCCTCCAGGGAGCGCGTCTCACCGCGTGGGAGCTCCGGAGGGACGGCATCCCGGTATCGCTCATCACAGACAGCATGGCGGGTTACATAATGAGCAAGGGTATGGTCGACGCGGTCGTAGTAGGAGCTGACCGGATAGCCGCGAACGGGGACGTTGCCAACAAGATAGGGACGTACACTCTCTCCGTTCTCGCCAAAACCCACGATATCCCTTTTTATGTCGCGGCCCCGCTGTCGACCATAGACTTCGAATGCCCCGGAGGGGAATCTATCCCGATCGAGGAGAGGAGCCCGCTCGAAGTCACGCATATATCCGGCGTGAGGATAGCGCCCGAGGTCGGCGTCTATAACCCGGCGTTCGACGTCACGCCTGAAGCGAACGTAACCTCCATTATTACAGAGAAGGGCGCTGTCGTTAAGCCTTACGGGGTTAATCTGCCGAAGCTGCGCGGGTAG